tttatatgtttatatgttgtgtgaacatacccttaggccatgttcacacaatgtaagttccgcagtaatcacggacgttgttacaacggccttgAATAGTAaggaacttatgttgtgctgaaGACTGAgggaatctcggccggagtgtatacacatagtatatactccgccCGGGATCTCGAGCGACacagtgagaaactgacatgtcagttttctgcggccgctattcaatgaaaagtggccacagaaaaccctgtcagttcacacaatggagcatgcggcattgtgtgcaggggggagttctgatgtgggtgctcacaggtgtgcccgcatcagaacttagccacgctaaagatcatccgtactggccgggatgatcttttctgagaccagaaCATGTTATGTGacctaaacatagcctaatactgatttatttaaagttgttttttttttttacttttcaattgtaaaattttaaaatctatTATAAAAAGAAAGTTGTGTCGCCATGAACGAAAGGAATAAGTCTAACAGAACTGCCATCTCTCATAGTAACAAACGAACACTAACCTCCCCATATTTCCAGTAATGCGGAATTTTGTACATAATAAGCTGTTGTTCTCTCTGAGCAGTTACAGTAAACTTGCCAATAGTTTTATAATTCTCCTTAGGTAAAAGTTCATAATTAGTGATATCAAGCTCTTCGATCATTTCTCTTTTCTCATTAAAGAACACTTCTTCTCCAGTGGGATCTTCAAAATTAGCTTTTTCTAAAAACttcaaataaaatacaataaatcaCAGAATATTTGATTGTTTACAATGGACAGTTCATAAGCATAATGTCAAAAAGGCATACCAACGTACAAAATGACAACTGTACCGTGGACTTCACAAGCACGCGcaatttttctgaaaaagttcaGGAACAAGGTAAATCTTTTTCGTTTGTTTGAACAAGTCGGTCTGAACTGTGGAATCTTTTACTGACTTTTTGAGAGTAGCTAAAACCTAAAACATGGTGGGAAggcagcctaaaggccctattacatgaagtgattatcgtctgtaattgaccgattatcagccattacgaacgataatcgctgaTAAGGCATCAGTGCCGCCCTCTAGGGTGAAGTTTCAACTTCTGTGCAAGAGACTATGCTTTGCAGTTTTGGCGGtagctgactgacacagtgttgagttaatGTACGGACTCATgtaaaccaggagacctgcacgtggtacatgaggaaatatggttagatcaaattatataccaacatcctggcgttggtttttaaatgtagccgagaggcattagtgtcagccgtaggtgtgatgtgcagcagctccttctttCCTTTTCCGTATTAACTGTTTTTGCACCTCAGAGCAGAGACTGTCGCCAAGTTGTAGACGGTTGTTTAGGACCTGCTCTGAAAGTAGGTAGGGACAACGTTTTGTTGCACATCATCCATATTCACAAACCGATTACAGAACATTTGATTAAGCCATTTGTGTAatatttaaatattattattattatacatgttCACTCATTGTATTACCTTGTATATGTGTCTGAGGTTATAGGTTACGTCACTATTTGGATATTTTGAGGGGTACAATTGCATTTTATGCAGAGAATGCGCTATGGCATAGACAGCTCTATAAATTGGGAGAGTTGTTGTCAATGTTTTAGTCTTATACTGGTTGTCACCATATTCCACTAACTTTACACTTTTGTTGCAGTTCCGAGCAGCGTTGCCTAATAAATTTAAGTATTTATTTGAAGTAATGCAGTTAAAATGGTGGGAAAGAATAGATTGAAGTATAATGTCATCTGGACGATTTTCAAGGCTGATGTCATCTAGAAATCTTGTTATATGTGGAACATGTTTTAAAGGTGGTGAAAACACCAGACTTCCATCCAATAATGGTCTAATTTTATAGGCACTTATAACATGAATGATTGACCCTGCCGGTATAATCAGAGTTTTCACTTTACTGCTGTTGCAAAGAGGTTGTAAAATATCTTCTGCAGTGATAGGAGGTGTGCCGCACAAAACCATTACTGTTGAGGTTGATTTGAGAAGAATGTGCATGCTCTTCTCTGAGACTGGTCTATAGTTTTGATCTAGTCTTGGGAAGGAGACAATGAACTCAATGCAGATGCCATGAATAGCTGCGGCGTTCTTAAGCTCCTTACTCTGGTTTTGTCCAGCTTCATCGTCAGATGCAGCTACACCGATCCAGGTCCATTCAAAATGTTTTAGTAGCATAATAATTGCCAGGAACTGGATCTGGTTACTGGGAAAAATTTGGAATAAATAAGGGAAGAGCCTTCTGTTGGATAACAATGAATCTGTGGTGCTGTAGGTGATCTAGATAAAGTAACAGAATAGTAAGTttgggatacagggcactggtgCCACAGCTTCACAGGGAACAGAGTAAACTACTTCTTGCTCTGTTCTCACTGTAGTGCGGGTGCTAAAAAGCTGATCAGTGTTGGTGCATTTGTTGACACCTTGCCCTTCAACTATTGATAACCTATTGTTCTGATTACATGGTGTGGTTATGTTTGGCTCTTCCAATGTCATCAAGGTACAGTAAAAAGTGGAGTGTTTACTGGAGTCTCCTATAAGCAGTCTATATATGTGGTGGTGGCTGTACACCACAGTGTTGTccccacatacacacatttatctGCTGTATATACGGTTGTGCTTGAGAGTCcataacctcctcctcctcctgtggccTTCAGTGTTACCACACTAATCATACATAGCTAAGGCCAGCCAACAATAAATGTACCATATGGCCACATGACACAAAAGACAAtaggaaagtttaaaaaaaagttgcccaTAGTTACCAATCAG
Above is a window of Dendropsophus ebraccatus isolate aDenEbr1 chromosome 7, aDenEbr1.pat, whole genome shotgun sequence DNA encoding:
- the LOC138796515 gene encoding vomeronasal type-2 receptor 26-like, with the protein product MTLEEPNITTPCNQNNRLSIVEGQGVNKCTNTDQLFSTRTTITYSTTDSLLSNRRLFPYLFQIFPSNQIQFLAIIMLLKHFEWTWIGVAASDDEAGQNQSKELKNAAAIHGICIEFIVSFPRLDQNYRPVSEKSMHILLKSTSTVMVLCGTPPITAEDILQPLCNSSKVKTLIIPAGSIIHVISAYKIRPLLDGSLVFSPPLKHVPHITRFLDDISLENRPDDIILQSILSHHFNCITSNKYLNLLGNAARNCNKSVKLVEYGDNQYKTKTLTTTLPIYRAVYAIAHSLHKMQLYPSKYPNSDVTYNLRHIYKFLEKANFEDPTGEEVFFNEKREMIEELDITNYELLPKENYKTIGKFTVTAQREQQLIMSQFQSAQQIVLQGIDESKTIATPIVKANNQTLSFCLLASIMLSFLCVFLFMGRPLHVTCMLRQTSFGIIFSVVVSCILAKVILVYMAFKATKPGCTWRNFISAKLSSSIVIIAALLQVIISTVWLSVSPPFPEANTHIYQDRIILLCNEGSMLAFYVSLAYMGLLAALSLFFAFMSRNLPDSFNEAKNITFSILVVCSVWVAFIPAYMSVTGKNTVLVEIFAVISSSVGILGCIFFPKCYIILVRPDLNYKSSLLR